From a single Vicia villosa cultivar HV-30 ecotype Madison, WI unplaced genomic scaffold, Vvil1.0 ctg.001843F_1_1, whole genome shotgun sequence genomic region:
- the LOC131636845 gene encoding uncharacterized protein LOC131636845: MAEIRARTGTNMGPFMEVIQAIAHGQEELRQPVQRPDVIGDPSDVHRKGVNLSQEVPLNQNVRNTVQNPINETLYLENISVSSYDTFKFPTDEDVGKFRLLDKRLKAIEDRDSLGLDAASLCLVPGIKIPPKFKVPNFEKYEDSLSGASLEWYTQLERTNIRTWKDLAKAFFKHYKHNSDMAPTRIQLQGLTQKVDESFRQYAQRWRELAARVQPPLLERELVDMFMGTLQDPYLNRMVGCTTSEFSALVVVGERIEHGLKTGKIQDVATTFEFPEQDDEETSTISEVEEEGHAYSPVQIPCYQMTEVIPDQDAPQICAATISQPPIEFVQQNPYQSVKYAPLQQNYQHDHRQQGRKRYRKPKRVFDMISMPYSQLLSQLLELSLVETKQLDPVIPPYPGKFDPNVRCGYHAGAPGHSIEDCKPFRDKVQDLLDSKTIVFTPNGQN, translated from the exons ATGGCAGAGATTAGGGCTCGGACGGGGACTAATATGGGTCCATTTATGGAAGTTATTCAAGCCATCGCCCATGGACAAGAAGAGTTAAGGCAGCCTGTTCAGAGGCCAGATGTTATTGGTGATCCAAGTGACGTTCATCGAAAAGGTGTCAATCTTAGCCAAGAGGTTCCTTTGAATCAGAATGTTAGAAACACTGTTCAAAATCCTATCAACGAGACTCTGTACCTTGAGAATATTTCTGTTTCGTCTTATGATACCTTTAAGTTCCCGACGGATGAAGATGTGGGTAAGTTTCGTCTTTTGGACAAGAGATTGAAAGCTATTGAGGATCGTGATTCCCTTGGTTTAGATGCTGCTAGTTTATGCTTGGTGCCTGGTATCAAGATTCctcctaagttcaaagtccccaattTTGAGAAGTACGAGG ATAGTCTTAGTGGGGCGTCTCTTGAATGGTATACCCAGCTTGAAAGGACCAACATCCGAACTTGGAAAGATCTAGCCAAAGCCTTTTTCAAGCATTACAAGCATAACAGTGATATGGCTCCTACCAGAATTCAACTTCAGGGTTTGACTCAGAAAGTTGATGAGTCTTTTAGacagtatgcacaaagatggagagagtTAGCTGCCAGAGTTCAACCCccccttttggaacgagagcttgttgacatgttcatgggcactttgcAAGACCCCTATCTGAATCGGATGGTTGGATGTACCACTTCTGAATTCTCAGccttggttgtcgtaggagaaagaattgagcaCGGTCTTAAGACTGGTAAGATTCAGGATGTTGCTACTACTTTTGAATTCCCAGAGCAGGATGATGAAGAAACAAGTACAATTTctgaagttgaagaagaaggtCATGCTTATTCTCCAGTTCAGATCCCTTGTTATCAGATGACAGAAGTTATTCCTGATCAGGATGCTCCACAAATCTGTGCTGCAACTATTAGTCAGCCACCAATTGAGTTTGTTCAACAAAATCCATATCAATCAGTTAAGTATGCTCCTCTACAGCAAAACTATCAACATGATCATCGTCAACAGGGTAGGAAAAGGTACAGGAAGCCAAAGAGAGTGTTTGACATGATTTCTATGCCTTATAGTCAATTGTTATCTCAGTTACTCGAGCTTTCTTTAGTGGAAACCAAGCAGTTGGATCCTGTTATTCCTCCTTATCCGGGGAAATTTGATCCCAACGTCAGATGCGGTTACCATGCTGGGGCGCCTGGTCACTCAATTGAAGACTGTAAGCCATTtagagataaggtacaagacctgcTTGACTCGAAGACTATTGTTTTCACACCAAACGGTCAGAATTAA